One Dioscorea cayenensis subsp. rotundata cultivar TDr96_F1 chromosome 19, TDr96_F1_v2_PseudoChromosome.rev07_lg8_w22 25.fasta, whole genome shotgun sequence genomic window, aGTCCAATTGGGCAGATGATTTGTTCAATCTACATTTTGAACTATTGACACTCAGATGTTTCCAGTTTCAAGAAGCATGTTATATGGTAGATAAACTAGCTTCATTGTTCAATACAGGAACCAGGCCATGAATCACAATCTAATAGCTTCTACACAGAATTGATTACTGGTTGCAAAGAGTAACATATTGTATAGCAGACACATCTTAACTTACATAACCTTTCTATCATCAAATAAAGTCAGCTTCAGACTCAaggcaaaaaatataaataaaaaccagaCAAACAAACAGATGCCACATTGAATAACTTTAATGAATtgcaaaacaattttaaaaatataaaagatattttacCAAAATCATCTAGTCAcaaccaaaatgaaaaacagAAATGCTTTGTATCTGAAACATGCTTAGAATGGACAGAAGAGtagtatacatacatataaccaaggtaagacaatcgatcaAATAATCAACTAGTTTATCCATTGGGTCTccacaacaacaaacaaaggaAAACCCCCACATATATCAGAAACAACAGTATAAACAGttcttctcatcatcaaagACTAAGTTTTTATAAATCAATAGATCAACCAGTTCTTGAATAAAGGATCAATTGAACAACAGAGACTATAATTCATTCAATCACACATAAAGAGTAGAAGAAGTAGTTAGAACAAAGTCACATCACAACAATTGATATCTGAAAGACTCTTGCACAATAATCTAAATAATTCAtttgaaatcaaaactaataatttgCAGCAAATTAAAAAGCAGAACATGAATTATTTGCATAATTGGATCTATAAAGATCAAAGAAGCAATAACCTAGATCTCACTGAAAAATCACAAATGGCATGAACCTCTTACCTTGAGGCCATCGAGAGAGTATAGATTCCTTCAGAGACGCAACCGACGACGATGGATTGAATTTGTTCGGCCCTATGTCAGTACCATCAAAAAGCCTGAATTTAAGGTCAATCCAATCCTCTCCAGCCATTCCAAGAACGAGAATCAAAACCAAACTCCTAGAACTCCATGAATCCccaggaaagaaaaaaatcaacgaAATCCCAATGGAAAATCCAAACAAATGCAAAGAATAATCAATGAAGAAGCAGATCAAATCAACCACTAAAAACCCCGATGGATATATGATATATCTCCTCTAAAGATCCCAACTTTCATCGAATTTTTCCATCTCCGGATCGAGAAAACCCCTCAAAATAGGATCTTGATCAGTGGAAATCCTCCAAATCGATCAAACCCGGTCCAAGAtgacttttttatttatcacttgCCCTCTCTTTCCATCtcttcatataaatatataaatatatatattttttaaattgagttatctaataattttatccgaaaaatctatatattttttttatataatatggttaatattatcatttaatgaaaattaacaattcacatctttttcttttttttagaattaatgaTTAAGTTGGAGATAAGTGAAATCAAATCACAATCAAAAGATAGCATCAAAATGACAAGCAAGGCCCATCAAATGTcaacaaaaaaagttaataattaaCTCCAATCCCAAGATTCCAAATTCCAAATGATAAAGAATTATATGtagtgtgtttttttaacatatatgtatatatcaccaaaattttcaaatatataaatatatatagaaatatatatttatatttatatttaaaaaagaaacttGCAAGAGAATGTTAATTGTATGATTGGAAACACATAAACATGGATAGATGAACTCCAAAAGGTATCAAATTTCTTGTTGAACCTAATGACAAAGACAATCCACCAATTTCAAGCCTTTTgttaagcaattttttttttttaaatgaatgtaAACAACTCATATAAATGTTAATCTAGTCTAAAAGATCCGATGCCAATAGATTATACATTGACCAGATACCAATAAATTATACGGTGATCTGCTTTTTGTAAGCAtttgataaaaaacaaaaaaaataattctttttatttttatttttaatcaatttttttgatagatgaggaagaagaagacaagAGCATCAAAAGTCTTCTCATGATCAAGAAATCAAGATGAGTAGGATGGCACTTGTTACTCTTGAGAATAAAAAAGATTAAGAAGTGAACACAAAGTGATAGTCTCATTTGTCAGAGATCATTTTGATTAATCTGCATTATGGaaataatctttatttttaatgaggGATTTTCTGCAGAATGACCTAacttttggtaaatttttttcagaaaatcCCAGAActatttagaaataattttaatttgtcaCAAAGGTGTTGGCACAACAccctttataaaatttattctaCAAAATAATCAAACATCTGGTAAACAGATAGATCAAGAAGTTTTTGAAAGTAAATATTGATAACTTTATGCAGCAAAACAACAGGCACAGTAACAATCTGGAAGTATTTCTGATGTCATTCAAAATAGCTGAGCATCAAACTTCAAGATTGAGAATATTAATAACTCATGTGATCAGTTAGTCCTAGATCAAGAGCACAATTTAAAAGCAACATACctgaatgaataaattatttttacttgtttccAAAAGGAAAGATTACTACATTATTCCTTACAACAGAGGCTAATATAAGGAGACAagttaacaaaatcaacaaagaacCAATGCAGCATGTAGGTGCTTGAAGCAGAATTTACCATCCATCaactctcttctttttcttcatcttcctcttaGCTTCCCTTTCGCATAGAGAACTCGGTAGTAAGATACGGTAAAGAGTAGTATTTCATGAAAGGTATCCTCattacatacatacatacacacatacatatataacttGCTAGGACAATTTGAGCAGAAACAACAAACctctttttaacttttattgatTTTCTACAATTGACAGACTCAGAAAATAAATCGAATGCACGCAAGCtaatttttgagaattaaagAAGCATTCTTAATATATAACAGTTTCTATTCTGGCAATTCGAGGTTGATAAGAACCATTTATGGCACATACAACATAAGGTTAAAATAAGAAACTATGCTTTGTTCATATACCCACCAATTTCAGACATTTGTCAGGTTCATCAATGTCTGAACTGACCGGAAAACAACCCACTTTTTACTTCTAGAAACAACAGAGCACACAACTTCAACTTCAGGTTATCACCATTGCAGAAAAGGCTCACAAACTCCACAAAATGCCGTTATCAGCTCATCAAGCAATTGAACTGAATTCCATACCATATAAGAACTTGCGAGTTATATGAAAATCCTATAGCTTAAACATTTAGGGATTGACAGCTAACAAGCTCTGCCAGTGCCGAAATTTTTTCTAGCGATAACCTTCCAAGCATTCATTTCTCCCTCTGACAAGTCAAAGCTTCCACGAGATGAACTGGCTGAACTAGAAGAAGCATTTCCGTGAGAGGAACTAGCATGTGTGGATGATGATCTTGAAGTGGAAAGGCATGTTTGATCTTGCAAGTCCGCTTGCAAAATCGTGGTGTTATTATCGGCGTCTTTTGTAATGACATGAACCTTTCCCAGCAAACTAGCAAGCAGATAACGGGAGTGCGAGTTTGTGAAATCATGAACTGGAACTGTTTCTACCACAATGTTCCATTCATCTTTCAGAAAATCGTACCTCTTTATCTTAGCACCATCCGTAGAATTGGAAGGTTCCAAAGCATATAGATCCCCACCAACAATAACACTCAACTTGGTCCCTGCTTGCCGTGCTGGCCAACCATCTCCCATACCAGGTGGCATCTCAAACCATGAGTTGGTCTCAGGGTCATAGATCTGACCTCCAACATCAACAAAGAAAGGCCAGCAGTATAAACTCTGAGGCACATACAACTTCCCCATATATGGAGTCATGCCAGTTGCCATAGGCTTTAGCATGTCAGCTAGTAAATCAATTGCTAGCAGATCAGCTTTTGCAAATGGCATGGTCggcacttcactccattgctcTGTACATGGATCGAATACTTCAGCAGACAGTAGAGGAGTTAAACTACCTCCATTCAAATTGACTCCACCCACTACATAGAGCTTGTTATTCAGCAAACCAGTTTTACAAAAAGCCCTGCCAGTGGCCATGGATCTCACCTCTCGCCATTGATTGAGGCACGGATCATAACGCCATACAGACTTCATGGCTGAGGCTGTAGAGAACCCCCCAACCACATAAAGGCAGCCATCAACAACCCCGGTGGCACAACCACACAACTTAATTCGCTCAAAGACATTTCTCCTCCCCATCCACCCTCTTATGTAGTCCGCAATCTTGACACTAGAACCCAGCACATTCCACATCCAAGAACCAATTAAAGCAGTACTAGAAGACTCTTCCTCAGGAGCAACATATGGTATTGGTGGCAACCTCTGCCATTTCCTCGACACCGGGTCAAGGCCAAGCCACATAAGTGTGTTCTCTCTTTCCACTTTCACCAGTATATAAAGCCATTCTTCAGTCGACCCAAGTTCTTTCCTCAGCTGATATACTTCATTACTGGAAAGAGCAGCTTTCCAGTTCTTTGCCACCAGCTTCATACTCAGATAGTGAATCCTCGGAACTCTTGCAAGGATTTGAAATGAAATCTCATCAGGAAGACTAGGGATTAATCTTGGATTATCATCACAACTCGCTGTCATCTTCAGCCTTTTACAGGTTTCAGTTTGGGAGgtttcacaatcatccaaggaCTTGGTTCTTGACACAGGGGCACTCAATAATGATCCCATGACATCCTCTTCAAAGCAGCTTGCTAATCAACCACCAAATAGCATAAAAAAGGGAGCTTTTTAACGTTAATTTAATACATCATTCCTATAACACAGAATCCTTGAACATCTAAAGCAACTCAAACTAAATTTCAATCAATAACGTGAAGAAAGAATTCCAGATACAATCAGCACACATAACATTTATAAAACATTCAATTCATGAACAACATATCACCGGAGATAATATCAATCGAAGAAAATCCTTATCTTTTCAAAGGCTACGTGCACAAAACTCATCATAAAagatttccaacaaaaaaaaaaaaggaatcttGGTAACCCCAAACAACAGAATTCCAAATAAAACCACAAAATGCGCAGAGATTCAtcaccaaacaaataaaaacatcaaaatacaccaacaaaatccttttttttttcccaatcgGGGTTCTTCATGAAATCTAAAATCACTTCTATATCCAAATACagcataaaataacaaaattcgAACAGGAAAACCACTAAAACGGGAAAAACATCAGTAGGAAAGAGGCGATCATATTGTACTTCACTCAATTTAGTGAAAAACATCGAATCAATGGCTTAATCGAAGGAAAATCAAGCAATACCTTCGCACTGACTTTTGGGGAAATTGGGAATGCGAAGCACTCTTCGTTATcggagaaaaagaaataaagaaaatttgagCTTATATTATCATGTTTTTACAAATACCCCCCTGACAAATTTTTCTACTCCTTCCGTTTCTTTTTATGGGTGATGATTAACTGAAtctcaccaaaaaaaaatttaattatgtcaCACTCTGAACTCGGCTCAATAGATCCAGGACACTGACAAATAGCCATACACCTACAAAGCCGAAGCCAAATAGACATACAAAGTCTCAAATTTTGAACAAACAATCTAATAGAACTGTAATTTCAAAAGTTAACatcaaaattttacaaagttCAAAATTCCAACTTCAGATACAAACTGGTGttctatatataaatcaaatactcACACAGACAGAAAGACAACTCAAATTTAGAAGTGATCAAGAACACAATCTCTCGCTAGCTCACTAAGATGACTACTGTATTAATCACTCtgaatctgaaaaaaaaaatttcaacaacaaaattatGAGCTTAATAACCCAGTAAGTAACTCACTAAACATAACCGGGATCATAAAAAAGATTTCCagaaatttagaattaaaaaccAATCATATCGgggttttcaaatatttatcaaaattgtaGTCCATGAAATCAAAGATGCTCATcacaatataatttaatagcAGACAgaaatatatatcttcaaatcaCTATGGCCAAAACAAAAATACCAGAGATTATttgtttaccctcagtgacccgagccagaatatcagagttcatttgtttaccctcggtgactcgAGCCAAAATATCAGaggtcgttattcttcaccgacggaacggtgtaaaactatagtttcttaacATAGTCAAAGtttcatgtcgacatggtcagtgtttaacccccaatgacagggttattgccTAGTTAAATGGAGACTAAacgtatttatataaaaataactttgttatccaaaaacaaacataattttagaatttcaaaCAAGTCAGGCAGACAGAATTTGCAGAATAATTTGCCAAGCAAACATACAAGCATATGCATGATCCCATTTgtttatagtaaaaataatccaattatattcaaaacaatttacaaacataataatttaaagaataacACACATGATCAGAATGTGGCAATTAATGTTTCGGGAAAAGaaaagtaattcaaaattttaataagtatataataacaaaaactgGATCAAAGCCCaacaaatgttttaatattatataagcaagttttaaaagaatttaaataaattcaaaattgtcgataatcagaaattatatatatagagagagacaTTTATATGCAGTGTCACTTACTTGATTAACACCCAAAACTCCAAATCTCACACTGAATCAAGTTTCTCAGAATACCCTATATTGGGAAGTAGCTTATTAGTTTCATTAACAAAATGAATTTTACAATAATCATGGGTTTACAAGAAAGCTTTAGAaggtacaaatgcaaaagatGAAGCTATCACTATACTTTCCTAAATATGGATCTtgtgagggtacaatagcaattattCACTCTAAGGACATATGAACAATTTCATAATAACTGTTGAGTACTAAACAACTTTACatatacttttccaaatcataaaTTTGAAGATTCTGATAAATATAGACACCTAAGATAATaacatatccgaaattcacattATTTGGAATACTATtcaaattataacattcatttgATTCTCCAGCTATTTCTGCAAacttataattcagacatatacttttaaaatatgcatatctctcaacctacaactctaaaataatacaattttacTAACAATCAGATAACTCAAAAATGAAcaactttcctatttttcaccttatccaattcaatcttcatgatcatcaaaaatggccataATTCTTCAGGCtctgcacagaaatatcatccgagacacttataataataaagttatatctcacaaactatagatgctaaaaattgaaattttgacatgtatttaggtaacatcaaaatctacaactttcatattttactctcctccaaattccgCCTCTAAGATCCCTAAAATGGGAGAGAGATTTCTGCTATTATCAAAAACGAAAATCTAAAACTTATGAAATTAAATCAGCTTACAATTCCTTTCTCATGGCGAAAGATTGTATCTCAATCAACCCTACATCgcattacatcaaatatatcatgcaaaatctcatccttcagacgtgattaaatccataaaaacagCATGGTCAAAGATCCTAAAGAGTATACTTAGGTGGacacatcaaaagagaaacaaaattccttcaaaatacaaattaggaacaaaccctagaaactcaaggGCTAAAATCTATGGTTTAAaggtgaataaaaaaatatgaacaaattttAGGATTTCAGAAAGAAAGAACTCTAACAGAGCCAACAAACatcaagaaaataagaaataaaaaaaatctgcaCAAAGCTCCAAGATCTTACCTTGAAAGTAGAAGCAAAACAACTCAAGATCCACTCGTCCTTGCCGATGGCACTACCaagaaggaaaggaaaggaaaattgGAAGTTTTTTTCAACAATAGAAGATTGTGGGCGGTGGAGAGCAGTCAGATCGTGAGTTTTTTTGTTAAGAAGAagggttttaaaatcttaaaatcaATGGCTCTGATTGAAAAAAGTTTGCATCGACGGCTATAATATAATCAGAGAGTAGGGTCTACaagttatttcataaaattttatagaaaattagtttttttttaaattacccataatttatattttcacatttccCTTATTTTTAATTCCAATAAAGAGAGTTGAGTAAAATGTTaaaggtaattttgaaaaaaaataataaatacttttttatgttaaaaaatgacTGATAAAACagaacatggatttgtgacataaatagaaattaagggaataattattaattatgcatAAAGATCTCCcagaataaaaattatcaaatgtCAGTATGGCGatatattaagatatatataattacctTATAAACCTATATTTTACTATGCCAGTACCTATATTAGatagttattttatataattattatattgtaTTATGTTACAATGAATATCATTTATTGTACATTGTTATCATATATAGTTGTATTCTTACACTATGAGTGTCTTCTTAACGTTTATATTTAGTGCTATAGCTTTGTTTTTATGTAATATTGagttaattcatatttttttattattaataaaaaaaaatctagttttCTCATCTCTTACTCTAGCATCTACTTTGTTTTAGgatcaataaattttaattgtagaggttaaatatatattaattgataaCTTTGAAATgcaaaactttaaaatattcaaacataatttattatagCACTAATATAATTCAGGTTTATAAGAATTGACCAATAATATCACTTTTCGAACATCTTAGAATTTACGAGTATATACACGACAAAATTTGTCGTAAGTGATTTAactgataattttattttatgtgttgTCGATACATGACAATTTACAAAAAGATACATTGTCAAAAACCTTAAATATGATTCAGGCTTATAAGAATCGACCAATAATATCACTTCCAACATCTTAGAATTTACGAGTATATGCACGACAAAATTTGTCGTAAGTGatttaactaataattttattttatgtattgtCGATACACCacaatttacaaaaaaaaaataaatcgtCAAAAACCTTAAATTTTGGACCTCagtaaaattgaattaaataatatttttggtaaatcaataaatatcaatagcataaatagaattaaaaaaaaaaacttgagaaacTATTATTTTAAAGGAACGGTGGGGTTTGCCAACAATAACTACGGTGTAGTATGATTGAGAGGTTTCAAGTCAAATCTCTCAACTTGTATATTGCACTAGGTCCCCTGAGTGAGTTTTTTGTGAGAAATACATCTCGTTCTCCCCTTCAAAATTACATGAAAAAAGGGTTTATTTTTAGGATGTCATTTAAGCCATCATAACTAGTGCACTTTTATACTGATTTGTCTTTTAATTTGGTGTTTGTCGCcttatataaatatgtgtgtgtatatatatatatatataattttaaagaaGTACAACCCTTCACTTCAAGGCACTTTACAAGACTCCAATTTAgagaaaatactaaaaaaaaagctGTAAAATAGAGATAAACATTGAAATATAGAGAACCAAAACAAACTTCATCCCTTGTTGACAGGTGTAATGAATATGTTgcaatatacatacataatatataaaaaaaatttatgacgCACCATAACACGTGCTAAGCAAGCACCAttgaaacaatatatatatatatatatcaatgataTACAAAATCTACAATCACTTAACTCTAATGACATACTAATCACAACCCTTAATCTATGATTAGCTAACCCCAATAAATACACCAGCAACACACTCAGTACTCATTCAGCCTTCTCTTCCTCAACTCTTCAAATGGCTCCATCTTATAAAGAGATAAAGAGAAAGAGTACTGAGAGAGATATGCAcaagcttctctttctccttctctaGTTCCTCTCTCTTAGCTTCATCTACATTCATTATTTGCTTCTAATTAAGGtgatctctttctctctttctctctttctctattgatctatatatatatatatatatatatacatttcaaCTGTTAGAACTCTTCACAGAGTTCTCTTTCCCCTTCTTTAGCTCCTCTTCTCTTAGCATCATCTACATTAATTAATTGCCTCTAATTAAGGtgatctctttctctcttaatttctctattgatatatatatatatatatatgtatatatgcatttcaATTGTTAGAACTCTTAATAGAGTTCTATTTCTCTTGGTATATATCCATAGatctacatatatacatgtcaaGCATTAGAACTAGTTCTTCACAAAGCTTTGTGTGTTTTTAaagggtgtatatatatatatatatatatatatgaaaacatgaagaacatgAGGAGCTTTGAGATCTTAAGATTTCTGCATGGTTTTACAGTACTTTTgaatattcaaataatttaaaaaatgtttttttatttatttaaagagagagaaagattgAATCTTGGATTCCATTATCTTGGTTTCTGTGCACCTTTTTCCACTCCAGCCGGCCGTTTTGTTACTTCTTCCCAAGCTTGTCCTTGTCTggaaatataaaacatatgaGGGGGTTTCTGTGGATTTACCTTTATCTGCCACGTGTCCAAGAATATCAATTGACGGTACCGATAGTGATGGAAATTTCGTAATtcatcccttttttttattcttatttgcaGATTAGTCCCCAGAGGTCACTACAACACCCTGCTTATCTGGCACCGCTTTTCATTAAAACCCCTCACTTTGTGTCCATTATCAAATACCCCCTTAAAAACTTCAAGCTCAACATGCAAGCCCCTGAGCCATCATCCTCTCCTATCAAAGTTGAAGCTGAAACCCTagaactcaaaaccctagtttctCTGAATGACGACAGTGATgaatatgaagatgaagacgaagaagacAATGATGCATGTTGGGGATCATATGGaagaagaaacacaagaataaaatttcCACGTCCAATTAACTTCTTAGTAAAATCATGCAGCAGTTCAACGTACAGAAGAGCATGGTTATGGAAAAAAGTACGTGGAGATAATCACATAATGATACAAGCAATGCCTTTCAATCGACATGAATGTATGGTTGCAGCAAAGGAAGGTGGAAATCTCAAACTTGAAGTTTTTGAGAAAGATGATTATGTGAATGAATGCAGAAGactgatgaatttgaagaaagaaCAAGAGATGAGTGCAGTTACAGAGAATGTAGTTGAAGAAGTTATAAGTGGGGAAATGAAGAGCATGATGATCATGGATGAGAAGGTCTTGCCATCAAGTTTTGGAACAGGTTTAGCAGTGGGAGATGATCAATGTGGTGGATGAGATTGATGTGGTTGAAAAACACAAGGGGTTTGTGCAAAGTGAAGGTGCATGGAGGAAAAGGTGAAGGTTTGTTTGTAGactttgttttgattatttgtAGCAGTGATGTGTCTAGTACAAGTGCAttacatatgtatatgtatgcatgtatgtatgtatatatgtggtTCATAATGCTGTAGTGTAGTTTGTATGTGATTTTGTAGTTAATTATAGTAGTTAAaatcttgctttcttttatAGAGAAAATTCAATTAGTATTTTGCTAATTAAAGTTTTTCTTCTAATGTTTTCTCGCTTAGCATGTATGTATGTACGTATATGGTATATAATGTTAATATGTTATAGTGTAGTTTGTATGTGATTGTAGTTGATTAGTAGTTGAaatcttgctttcttttatagagaaagatttaataaatattttgctaattaaagttttaatttcttctaataTTTTCTCGTTTaacatatgtatgtatgtatgtatgtggtatgtatataataatgttaatatatatatgttacagTGTAGTTTGTATGTGATTGTAGTTAAAATTGTGCTTTTCTT contains:
- the LOC120249884 gene encoding F-box/kelch-repeat protein At1g22040-like, with translation MGSLLSAPVSRTKSLDDCETSQTETCKRLKMTASCDDNPRLIPSLPDEISFQILARVPRIHYLSMKLVAKNWKAALSSNEVYQLRKELGSTEEWLYILVKVERENTLMWLGLDPVSRKWQRLPPIPYVAPEEESSSTALIGSWMWNVLGSSVKIADYIRGWMGRRNVFERIKLCGCATGVVDGCLYVVGGFSTASAMKSVWRYDPCLNQWREVRSMATGRAFCKTGLLNNKLYVVGGVNLNGGSLTPLLSAEVFDPCTEQWSEVPTMPFAKADLLAIDLLADMLKPMATGMTPYMGKLYVPQSLYCWPFFVDVGGQIYDPETNSWFEMPPGMGDGWPARQAGTKLSVIVGGDLYALEPSNSTDGAKIKRYDFLKDEWNIVVETVPVHDFTNSHSRYLLASLLGKVHVITKDADNNTTILQADLQDQTCLSTSRSSSTHASSSHGNASSSSASSSRGSFDLSEGEMNAWKVIARKNFGTGRAC